The genomic stretch TAATTGTGACCTAACAATCTTGCATCAACAAAATGAACTTACCATCGCTAAACTTTCAACTTTGCAGTTCGAAGGCTGCTGGTGCAGAAAGTACTGGGTGAGGAACTGATTTACAGTTGGTGCCGCCAAGTCAAAAGAAAGGACTTTCAGAACGAGGTGCTCCATTCTCAGAACTTGTTTCTTGGTGTAGGTATCATCTGTAATGTACACAAACTCTGCTACCTCTGGGGGGTATATTTCTTCAAACTTTCTACAAGGAAAAAAGTTTTAAGTAATCAGTCCTAAAAGAGAAGCAAGCAGGAATATCCCAATTCTGAAACCCCTCTAGCAGATTACACAGAAATCCAGTTTGTGTGGAGACTGGGTAAATGCTAATTATAAGACCCAGATCAATGAAGGACTTTTAAGATCTTTCTCCCAGTGCAGTCAAAGGAAATAAGTGAGAAGCATGAGACTTCCCAAGGACACCACGTAACTGAAAATTTAGGAaattttcttaggaaaataaacattttacattttagttttaaaatttagttttcatGTCTTAATGAGATTTTGCTCATATGCTGGAAAGCACTTTTTAATGGAAGGGACCACACGTTAAAACTTTGTAATCTAGTATGAAAATGTGGCCAGTGTACATGTTCACTCAACAAGGTACCCTGGGATCCAGGTCTGGAAAAGTCATGTCCTAAATTAGGCAGGTTTCATCCACACCCGTCACCACTGAAGTAGGCACCGACGCTCTGCCTTGTGTAGTATTATCACATGTTAAAAATCACGTTAGTTCCATGCACAGAAAGGTACTGATCCCTTTTAACCGAACGAACTTACGAGGCCAACAGCATAGCAGCAGTGCCCACCAGCTGAAGTTTTCCTCTCAGCACAGACATGGAGGAAAGGAACCTGTCGATGTAGTTCACCGCCAAGTGCAGGGTCTCATTCTGTAGTTTATATTCTTCTCCTACTTCAACGAGCCAGTCCACGAGGATGGCCCTCATGCTGTTGTTGATGTCTGGCTGCTTCTTCATGTAGCCCACTTTAGGCTTACATTTCATCTGTTGAGAAagtcacttagcatagtgttaaTGCAGTTACATTGTTCTACACTCGCAAAGTAGCTATATGCTAGAAACCCAAGTACAGCATTGCAGTTCTGCACGGGAAGTTAAAAAAGCTCACAACCGCCCTCAATGCCATCTTCCCACACCGAGTAAATAACAACATAGAAAGTGGTCCTCAGAGCCTTTACCTCCATTTCCCTGAGGTATGTGTGAATGTCCTCATGGTAGTCTGGGACTTCATTAACACTCACTGGCTTTTCCTCTTCCAACACAATTGACATGTCCATAGCGTGTGGTGACTCTGGGAGAATTCAAAAGCACGATTAAGTTCCTcgtttaattttctctttttatatttccatttatttcagagaggaagggagagggagagagagagagattgatacatcaatgatgagagagaatcactgactggatgcctcctgcatgcccctactggagatcagccttcaacttgagcatgtgcccttgacgggaattgaacctgggacccaaaccggctagggccctcgtttaattttctatttaattgccAAAAGTGATTGCCCTTGTAGGTGTCCCACACTGCCAAAGCAATTATTTCACTGATGACAAAAAGTATACAGACTACCTCACTCTGTCTACTTAGCTTTAGAATGAatttaattaataagaaaaaataatgataagCCAATCACAGGTATTATGTTAGAGTATCACTCATCTTCCAAGAGAAACAGTAGCATGGTGGTTCTATTAGGACAGGATTAAAATCCAAGTTCTAAGATAACACACAGGATTTGCTCTTAAGAATTTGCAGAGCCCCAAGTCAGATGCATTCAAAGCAcaatctaggccagtgatgggcaaccttttgagcttggtgtgtcaaacttcaccaaaaaactgagcataactcaggtagtgtgtcactttgaggaaaaaacattatttcacgatatttatagtttaaatgacatacatgtataattgttatatataaccgtatttaataaaccaaaacctaaatatttaacttacctgcttagtgacttctttgttcatccgtcagtcggtttcttttgttggtcttgatattatttagcttgtgtgggttgccctgaactaagataagtgagggggagggggaattctttaactaacctgcctattagtgacttttttgttgctgaatttcattggctaaatcttcaattgaaggttggtattttgtacacttcaggcccaagcaagcgctactaacttcatctgttaatctatttcttttgttggttttgatattacttaacgctgagaataaggcctcacaaaagtatgtagagggaaaaattgtgagtaaagccattgctatacttttcagggtgctaaaagtgtctggtagtcggttccaggcactccaaatttcctgttcgtagtggcactcctcttgattctccaagcggcacctctccagattctcaagctttcacctcaagtcgacaaacacctaagcccagatactgtcttgaatttctgcaagttgcatctccaaatcatcaatttgcatccattggaaaccatttaattccaaactactgtagactactacatcaggatacttaattattttcatggtctgttctagacttctaaattgactaaatctatcactaaactggtcaagtaacgagtctaaaacatgctggtacttcatatgcaagagttccatttcattttgtacagctgcactggccttctcaaaatactttgatactcgaggaaaatacttataagttttagtttctacatctcgcttgaaaatttcaactttactttcaaaagcttttatgtatccaaacataacgtcaatacttttgccaaaaccttgtaactttaaccctttgcactcgcttgcttttttctcgattcctttattctaatgctaactgtgtcgagtcacactcgacatccgagtgcaaaaggttaagttcagttcattaatatgaacagagagatctgtaaaaaacatcagggtgttgacccacttatcatcattaagctgaggaatgtttcccagatccttatcatcaagaaataccttaatttcttcaaagcactccacaaagcgcttaagaactttgcctcggcttagtcatcttacattattgtacatcagcaatccactgtaggtggaatcaacctccagtaaaagtgccgaaaattctcgcttgtgaagggggtgagcagctattaaattaactatttttgtaacaactgacattaagtcgtttaagtcggtgaatcctgccttggcacataaagcctcctgatggataatacaatgaaaaggcacaatcggatgtccaatagcttctgtaaacaatttgacaaatccgactttttccccccaccatatttggtgccccatctgtcgtcactgacacaactttagagatatcaatgcttaggtcacgaaatgtttgtataacaaccttacatatttcgcttcctgatttacttgttgacactgatactaactttatcaactcttctctcattgtgagaccatcagaatatcgaccaataatggccaagtgagcatgtgatgtgacatcagtagtttcatcaagagagatcgaaaaatatttacacttccttatgtctctttaattgatgttgtacgtttgtgttcagtctcattattcggtcttttatgatatttctattgagtggtaactcagatattctcttaataattgcatctttattctgcatatcgtgaaatagaactggtgcacatcttaggagagtttctttaataaattctccctcactgagcgcttttccatgccgagctatagagtgagcaatgctcaaacttgcagatgttaaatttgtagagcctttcataaatttaaggatggaattagattggctcttataaaggtgtagctgcctggaaatgtattccttcctttcatcctcacttttttccaagagctgggaatgattagtttcaaaatatcTACTTATATTTCACGTTCTGCtaactaccgtttcagtacatataatgcaaaatgatctgccatttttttctataaagccatacatcttggtccatgtctcttgaaagggtcggcctctgctactaccacttcctttacttaaccttagttttttattttttggattctccattaggggggcagtgacagaagatagaattatagatagcttgttaggcctgcaggcaattaggggttaactagcctaactaaccacaaaatggtgcatataactgtcttttaggaaagggcagggttaataagcagaaataggggttaataaggatgcacaacagtaatagtggtgaaatggagtctgcactatggagcaagatggtgttccttatgtgaattaaaatggctgccgctatttctaatggcggtaaacggcacccatagcacgccacaaaccctcgcatctcccagcctccccctcacttatctcagtaatgatggattagaaatccatgacaccccagaacagtagataatggttgctgtagttaactgttatttggttactggtaatggcagggcccccagagatgcgtcccccactgcgttccgctgctccctgctctgccggcggaagtgagggcaaagaccCCGGCTTAACCgcaagtcccagaactagacgctctgtgccggacttctgttgttttggcctacagacctccggcacagagtgtctaataggggagctccaagactctagtcgcaaatgtttcatcctcaggagaagcaaatgtttcatccttggcatgcagccgcctcagcggccatgtgtcatcagaaatggctacgcgtgtcagtgctgacacgcgtgtcataggttcgccatcactgatctaggcaaTAACTAGAAGCAGGGCCAACACTACATTCAACAAGTGATTcatctttttcaattttaaattatcttttgaaGCAAAGAATATCATCCATTTTTGTTTTCACTTCAAGGTTCACTTTGAGGTTAAATTTTAttgcaaattttaaataaaaatacataaattattttaattctaaagGACCACCTCTCACCAGCAGAACTAAAAGTGAAATGAGTTTGGATTTAGTGAGCTGTCCAGTGATTCAACAGCCCCAGGTACAGAAGCagtccactgtgggcacagctgcTTAGATCCACTATAGATCCACTACTCTCCTTACAGGTGGTTACGTACAAATACCTATGGTTCAACCCGACTCACAGGACAGCGTTCCTTGCTGGTGTCAGAGGATGGCTCAGACTGGTTTCACAGAAACAAAATTTTACAGCCAGAAGAGATGTTAGATATCAGGGCAGGTCAAGCTGCACGCTCACACAGCACTCTCTGCAGTGGAATGCACCAAGGGAGTCTTAGGAATGAATAGAACGGAAATCTATTCTCCCAACCTGGGAACATCTCTAGGGTCAGATTAAAACCTGGGTTTGAGATCTAGTTAACCTGATGACACTGGCAGTGTACTGGAAGGAGCACCCAATTTGGATCTGGGTCTTTTTGTCGGCCACTGGGTCATGTATTAGCTGTGAGGTCTGAGATAAATCAGTTTCTAAACTTGTGACATTAAACCAAACTCATTATATAGTTAAGGATAAGGTAAGATACCTTACAATGCAAAATATCATTAACCCAACCTATTTAATAATCATGATTACATCGATTTGATACAGATGTTCGTTAAAACTTACCAAAGCTATCTTCCATTGGATAATCAAGAGGCACCAGTGGTTTTCTTGGTTCAGGTAAAGCAATAGCTGAATTAAACGCCAGGACATCTTCGCATTCTGTTTCTTTAGACTCGCCTGAGCTCTTCTGAGTCTCTTCGGGTTCATCCACGTGAATGGTAAATGCAGGCTGTTTGCTGTTTGCTTTCCAGGGAGGAACAATGACACGCTCATCATTTACAGGAAGGTCCTTCAGAGGTGCAACCTAAGAAGAAACCAATAACTGACTTTGAGCTTATTAAATGGAGTGTTGCTTTCTTCCCCTTATGGGTCTCAGCCACTGCTTCTACTCCCAACTACTCCATCAGGAAAAGAAACTTTCTGGGGCAAAATCTAGGCAAGGAAGTTTGGGTAATCAAGGAAAAGAAGGGATGGTTCAATTTGTCACAGGCACGTATACAAAGGTTAGAGGGAGTCACACTGAGtggaaatatgaaaaattaatcaAGGCCACAAGAGGGATGGAGAGGCCAAAGATGACAAGCTTAGGGAAGAGATGGCAAAAACATGTTGGTCACCACGTTCACCCCGGGGTGGAGCAACAGAGCAAATCCGGTAAAATGGCGGAAATTACCCCAAACACAGTATTTTTATATCCTTTCCTAAAGTAGAGGTAACCTCCTAACTTCCTTCTATGGGGAGGCGGAAGGAGGTCCTAGGGTTTAAAAGCTAAGAGTAAGGCGTGGTGGCGGGCACAGACCACACATGCGGCAGGGCTTGGTTTGACCCCATTATCTGCAGAAAAATAACCCAACAGAGAACAGACAAGCAGCAAACACACAGTGGGAGTCATGGTTCCCTCCCAGTGGCCTCCCAACACGCCAGAAACCGGGGATCGGGGGACCGCAGACCCAGACCTCCCCAGAAGCCAGCGTGCCTTCTCGCCCCTCTCCCCGGCCT from Eptesicus fuscus isolate TK198812 chromosome 6, DD_ASM_mEF_20220401, whole genome shotgun sequence encodes the following:
- the CCNA2 gene encoding cyclin-A2 isoform X1 is translated as MLGSSAAREAGSAPLTLQQTAPHEDQENINPEKASPAQQPRTRARLAALKAVNQRAPAPPQRPKTRRVAPLKDLPVNDERVIVPPWKANSKQPAFTIHVDEPEETQKSSGESKETECEDVLAFNSAIALPEPRKPLVPLDYPMEDSFESPHAMDMSIVLEEEKPVSVNEVPDYHEDIHTYLREMEMKCKPKVGYMKKQPDINNSMRAILVDWLVEVGEEYKLQNETLHLAVNYIDRFLSSMSVLRGKLQLVGTAAMLLASKFEEIYPPEVAEFVYITDDTYTKKQVLRMEHLVLKVLSFDLAAPTVNQFLTQYFLHQQPSNCKVESLAMFLGELSLIDADPYLKYLPSVIAGAAFHLALYTVTGQSWPESLVQKTGYTLESLKPCLLDLHQTYLRAPQHAQQSIREKYKHSKYHGVSLLIPPETLQV
- the CCNA2 gene encoding cyclin-A2 isoform X2; the encoded protein is MLGSSAAREAGSAPLTLQQTAPHEDQENINPEKASPAQQPRTRARLAALKAVNQRAPAPPQRPKTRRVAPLKDLPVNDERVIVPPWKANSKQPAFTIHVDEPEETQKSSGESKETECEDVLAFNSAIALPEPRKPLVPLDYPMEDSFESPHAMDMSIVLEEEKPVSVNEVPDYHEDIHTYLREMEMKCKPKVGYMKKQPDINNSMRAILVDWLVEVGEEYKLQNETLHLAVNYIDRFLSSMSVLRGKLQLVGTAAMLLASKFEEIYPPEVAEFVYITDDTYTKKQVLRMEHLVLKVLSFDLAAPTVNQFLTQYFLHQQPSNCKVESLAMPESLVQKTGYTLESLKPCLLDLHQTYLRAPQHAQQSIREKYKHSKYHGVSLLIPPETLQV